In Sphingomonas sp. JUb134, the sequence GACAGGGCGCCGTCCGATTCCCACACCTTCATCGCGTTGCGCTGGACGAGGCGATAGGCGTCCTCGCGGGACACGCCCGCTTGCGTCAGCGCCAGCAGCACGCGCTGCGAGTGGACCAGCCCGCCCATGCGGTCGAGGTTCTTCTGCATCCGCGCCGGATAGACGAGCAGCTTGTCCATCACGCCGGTGAGGCGTGCGAGCGCGAAGTCGAGGGTGATCGTCGCGTCCGGGCCGATGTAGCGCTCGACCGAGGAGTGCGAGATGTCGCGCTCGTGCCACAGCGCCACATTCTCCATCGCCGGGATGGTGGCGCTGCGGACCATGCGGGCGAGGCCGGTCAGGTTCTCGGTCAGCACCGGGTTGCGCTTGTGCGGCATCGCCGACGAGCCCTTCTGGCCCGGCGAGAAATATTCCTCGGCCTCGAGCACTTCGGTGCGCTGGAGGTGGCGGACCTCGGTCGCGAGGCGTTCGATCGAGGAAGCGATGACGCCCAGCGTCGCGAAGAACATGGCGTGGCGATCGCGCGGGATCACCTGGGTCGAGACGGGCTCTACCGAGAGGCCGAGCTTGTCGGCGACATAGGCTTCGACGCGCGGGTCGATGTTGGCGAAGGTGCCGACCGCGCCGGAGATCGCGCAGGTGGCGACGTCCGCGCGCGCCGCCACCAGGCGGGCGCGGTTGCGGGCGAACTCGGCGTAGGCCTCTGCCATCTTGAGGCCGAAGGTCACCGGCTCGGCATGGATGCCGTGGCTGCGGCCGATCGTGGGCGTGAGCTTGTGCTCATAGGCGCGGCGCTTGAGCACCTCGAGCAGCCGGTCGAGATCGGCGAGGAGGATGTCGGACGCGCGGGCGAGCTGCACCGCCAGGCAGGTGTCGAGCACGTCGGACGAGGTCATGCCCTGGTGCAGGAAGCGGGCTTCCGGCCCGGTGCGTTCCGACACATGGGTCAGGAAGGCGATGACGTCGTGCTTGGTCTCCGCCTCGATCGCATCGATGCGGGCGATGTCGAACGGGCCGGCGGCTTCGTGCGCGGCCCAGATCTTGGCGGCAGCTTCCTTGGGCACCACGCCCAGTTCGGCGAGCGCATCGGTGGCGTGCGCCTCGATCTCGAACCAGATCGCGAAGCGGGTCTCTGGCGACCAGATCGCGGTCATCTCTGGGCGGGCGTAGCGGGGAACCATGCGGGTCTGCCTGTCTGGAGTTTCGGTTGGCCGCCGAATGCCAACGCTTTGCCCCCGAGTCGAGCGGAAAAGCCGACAAGATGTCGTCTGAATAGTGGCCGCCTAGTGGTGCAAACCAAGAATTACTGCCTATATTCTTCTCACAGCCAGAAGCGCTGCGCCGACATCGTGCCGGTGCGCGCAAACATCGGAAATGGAGGCTGAAGATGTTGAAGCAAATTCTTCTGATCGGTGCGATGACGGTTGCTGCGCCTGCACTGGCGCAGACCGGCCAGACCACGCCGGGAAGTCCGTCCGCGGGAATGGGTACGCCGGGTGCGCAGCCGCAAATCTTGCCCTCGACGGCGACTACGCCGAGCGCGACGCAGGCAGCGCCGCAATCGACGCCGGATGCGCAGTCGTCCGCGGCCGCCACCCCGTCGCAGATCGCACAGGTGGTCGAGCAGGATTTCCCCAAATATTCGGGCGGCAAGGAGACGCTGACGCAGACGCAGTTCGGTGCCTGGATGGCCTCGCTGCGCTCGGCGACCGAGCCCGGCGCCACCGCCGACAGCCCGCAGATGAAGACCTGGATCACCCAGGCCTTTGCGCAGGCGGACACCGACAAGTCGAAGTCGGTGACCAAGGCGGAGCTGACGAGCTTCCTGACCAGCGCGGCGGGCTGACCCAGCAGCAGGTGACCCAAGCACCCCATTCCGGCCTCCTTCCCCTGGGCCGGTGCCGGCCGCCGGACGTCTGTCCGGCGGCCGTTTGCGTTGTCGGGGTGGGCACTTCGCCGTGGGTGTGGAGCGTCGGTATTCGGGAGGGAGCGCCAGATTTGGCAGAAGCAGGGTGAAGGGTCCGCGCCCCTGCTGAGACATCCCCACCTGGGCCCCGGCCTTCGCCGGGGTACGGGACGGTTTGCCGACCAAACGCGCCCACCTGCGCCGACTTTTTACCCTTGGGCCTTCTTCGTACCCCGGAGAAGGCCGGGGCCCAGTTGGGGTGTCCTCGCGTGGATACGCGGTGCGTATGATTTTCCCGGTGCCGCCCCTACATCAGCCCCTTGGCGCGCAGGCTGGTATGGCCTTGCGTGCCGATCACGATGTGGTCGTGGACGGCGATGTCGAGGTGCCTGGCCGCCTGCATCACGATGCGGGTGAGGTCGATGTCGGCGCGGCTGGGGGTCACGTCGCCGCTGGGGTGGTTATGGACCAGGATGATCGCCGCCGAGCCGAGCTCGATCGCGCGGCGGATCACTTCGCGCGCATAGATGGGCGCCTGGTCGATCGAGCCCTCCGCCACGAGTTCGTCGCGGATCAGCATGTTGCGGACGTTGAGGTGCAGGACGCGCACCCGCTCGATGCTGTGATAGGCCATTTCAGCCTGCAGATAGTCGAGCACGGCCTGCCAATTGGACAGCACCGGCCGCGCCGCCATCTCGCCGCGCAGCATGCGGATCGCCGACGCATGGGCGATCTTGAGCGCGGCGACGGCGGTGTCGCCCATGCCGGGCACGCGGGCGATGGCGCGGGGATCGGCCGACAGCAGCCCGCCCAGCCCGCCGAATTCGTGCAGCAGCGCCTTGGCGAGCGGCTTGGTGTCGCGGCGCGGGATCGCCAGGGCGAGCAGATACTCGATCAGCTCATGGTCGAGCAGTGCTTCCCCGCCGTCGTCGAGCAGCCGGCCGCGCAGGCGTGCGCGGTGGCCGGTGCCGTCGGTGCTGGGCCCAGGCGGGGCGGATGCGTTCATGGCGCGTTGAGGCTAGGCGGTGCAAAGCCCGGGCGCAATCGTGGCGCTTGACCCGATGGGAGGGGGCCGTAACGATCGCTGGCGATGGGAGAGTGGCAATCCGCGTGACGCCTGGGACGATCGACACGCCGGAGGACCTGCCCGGGCGGCGGCGCTGGTCGCGTCGCAGGCGCGGCGCGCTGGCCGTGGCGCTCGTCCTGCTGCTGGCGCTGGTGGCACTGTGGTTCAACCGCCGGCCGATCGCCGACAGCTTCGTGCGCCGCGCGCTCGCCGACCGGGGCGTGCCCGCCCGCTACAAGATTTCCGACCTCAGCTTCGGCCGCCAGCGGCTGACCGACGTGGTGATCGGCGACCCCCGCAACCCGGACCTCGTCGCCGACTGGGCGGAGCTGCGCACGCGCATGACGCTGCGCGGGCCCGAGGTGACGGGCGTGCGGGTGGGCCGGGTGCGGCTGCGCGGGCGGCTGGTGGACGGCAAGGTGTCGCTGGGCGCGATCGACAAGCTGATGCCGGCCCCCTCGGGAAAGCCGTTCGCGCTGCCCGAACTCGACGCGCAGATCGGCGACGCGCGCATGCGGCTGGAGACGCCGGGCGGCTTGGTGGGGCTGAAGCTCACCGGCAGCGGCCGGCTGGACGACGGGTTCTCGGGCAACCTCGCGGCGGTGTCCGATCGGCTGGGGATCGGCGATGCGTGCACGGCCGGGCAGCTGCGCGCGGCGGTGGCGATCCGGATCGCCGACGCGCGGCCGACCATCGCAGGGCCGGTGCGGGCCGGATCGCTTGCGTGCGGCGACACCCGCCTGGCGGGGCTCGCCACTCGCATCGACCTGACGCTCGGCGAGCGGCTCGACCGCTGGCAGGGGCGCGCCGAGCTTGCCGCCGCCGAAGTGGCGGGCGCCGGCGCCCGGGTGCGCGGCGTGACGGGCCGGCTCGACTTCACCGGCAGCGCGCGCGACACCCAGGGCCAGGCGGCGCTGGAGAGCGGCGCCTTCGCCGCGGCCGGCATCGGCGGCGAGGCGCTGGCGATCGACGGCCGCTACCGGATCGGGGTGGAGCAGGGCTTCCAGGGCAATGCGCAAGTGCGCGGCGCTGCGTTGCCGGCGGCGACGCTTCGGCAGGTCGCCGGGCTGGCCGAGGCCGGCGCGGGATCGCCGGTCGGGCCGCTCATGGCGGCGATCGCCAGGGCCGGCGTCGCCGCGGGCCGGCGATTCGACGCGGGCGCCGAACTGGACGCCACCAACGGCGCCAAGGGCGGGCGCGTCGTGGTGCGGCGACTGTCGGCACAGGCCGCGAGCGGCGCGCAGGTCGTGCTCTCGGGCGCCGAGGGCGTCGCCTATGGCTGGCCGGACGGCAGCGCGTCGCTCAACGGCACGCTGACGATCGGCGGCGGCGGCCTGCCCGAGGCGGCGGTCCAGCTCGCGCAGGCGCAGCCCGGCGGCGCCGTCACCGGCACCGCGATCGTGCGGCCCTATGCCGCGGGCGGCGCGCGGCTGGCGCTCACCCCCGTCCGCTTCACCCGCGCACGCGATGGCAGCACCCGCTTCGACACCCAGGCGACGCTGAGCGGACCGCTGGCGGACGGCCGCGTCGACGGGCTGGTGGTGCCGCTGTCGGGGCGCTGGGACGGGGGTGCCGCGGTGGCGGTGAACCCGGACTGCACGACCGTCGCGTGGCAGCGGCTGGCCGTGTCCTCGCTGGTGCTGAACCCTGCGCGGCTGCGGCTCTGTCCCACCGGCAGGGCGCTGGTGGCGGTGAACCGCGCCGGGTTGGGCGGCGGCGCGCGGCTGGGTGCGACGCGACTTGACGGACGGCTGGGCGGCACGCCGTTAACACTGGCGATGCGCGGCGGGCGGCTGGACCTCGCCCGCCTCGACTTCGCGCTCGACGGCGTGGAGAGCCGGCTGGGGGCGCCGGAGCGGGTGACCCGGATCGACGCGGGTCGGCTGGAGGGGCGGATCGCAGGCGGCGGCGTCGGCGGGCGCTTTGCGGACGCGGCCGGGCAGATCGCCAACGTGCCGCTGCTGCTGTCGGGTGCTGCTGGCGAGTGGCGCTTTGCCGGCGGCGTGCTGAAGCTCGCCGGCGGGCTGAAGCTGGACGACACCCAGACCGGCGAGCAGCGCCGGTTCGAGACGATGGCGAGCGACGATGTCGCGCTGACGCTGGCGGGCAACACCATCACCGCGACCGGGACGCTCAAGCACCCGGCCAAGCAGGTGATGGTGGCGACCGTCGCGATCACCCACGAGCTCGGGACGGGCGCCGGCACCGCCGACCTCAAGGTGCCGGGCATTGCCTTTGGCGACGCCTTCCAGCCCGAGGAGCTGACGCCGCTCACCTTCGGCGTGATCGCCGAGGTGAAGGGCAGCGTTTCGGGCGACGGGCACATCGCCTGGAACGCGGACGGCGTGACCAGCACCGGCACGTTCCGCACCGAAGACGCCGAGCTTGCGGCTGCGTTCGGCCCCGCGACCGGCATTTCGGGCGAGGTCCACTTCACCGATCTGCTGGGGCTGGTGACGGCGCCGAACCAGCTGCTCACCATCGGCGAGGCCAATCCGGGCATCCCGTTCAAGGACGGCCAGCTGCGCTATCGGCTGATCCCGGAGCAGCGCATCCAGATCGAGGGCGGGCGCTGGCCGCTTGCGGGCGGCGAGATGGTGCTGGAGCCGACCGTGCTCGACTTTTCGCCCCAAAAGGACCGGCGCATGACCTTCCGCGTGACGGGGGTGGATGCGGGCCTGTTCCTCCAGGAGTTCGAGTTCAAGAATCTGAGCGCCAGCGGCACCTTCGACGGGGTGCTGCCGATGATCTTCGACCAGCGCGGCGGCCGCATCGAGGGCGGGCGGCTGGTGGCGCGCGAGGGCGGGGGCAACATCGCCTATGTGGGCGAAGTGACCAAGGAGGACGTCGGCTTCTGGGGCAATCTGGCGTTCCAGGCGCTGAAGAGCCTCGATTACCGCAACCTCACGCTGGAGATGAACGGGCCGCTGGCGGGCGAGATGATCACCGCGATCCGCTTTGCCGGTGTGAGCCAGGGCGAGGGCACCAGCTCCAACTTCCTGATCCGGCGACTCGCGCGGCTGCCGCTCGTCTTCAACGTCCGGATCAAGGCGCCTTTCCGCCAGCTGATCGACTCGGTGCAGAGCTATTATGATCCGGGCCGGCTGATCGAGCGCAACCTGCCCGCGCTGATGGAAGCGCAGGAGCAGCAGGGCGGGGCGCCCGCGCAGCAGCCTTCGGCACCGACGGGGGCGACCCCGCCCGTTCAGCCCCCGGAAAGCGACGATAGACCATGAACAACACGATGAGGCGTGCAGATGCATAGGTGGATGGCGGCGGCGCTCGGCGTCGCGACGGTGGCGGCGACGAGCGCGTGCGTGAACGTGAGCGCACCGGACAAGCCGATCGAGATCAACCTGAACATCAACATCACGCAGGAAGTGGTGTATCGTCTGGATGGCGAGGCGAAGAGCCTGATCCAGCAGAACCCGGGGATTTTCTGATGCGCAAGGGAATGAAGATCGTGTTCGCGGCCGCAGCGGCGGTGGCGGTCACCGGCATGGCGGGTGCTGCCTGGGCGCAGCGCGACCCCGCCTATGAAGCCGCGCGCGAGGCCGGCAAGGTCGGCGAGCAGCCCGACGGCTATCTTGGGATCGTCGGCAATGCCACGCCAGAACTGCGCGCGCTGGTCAACAGCATCAACATCAAGCGCAAGGCCGCCTATACCCGCGGCGCCAGCAACGGCGCGACCGTGGAGCAGTTCGCTTTTGTGTCCGGCTGCAACCTGATCGCCAAGACCCGGCCGGGCGAGAAGTACAAGGGCCCGGACGGCAGCTGGAAGACCCGCGGGGCCGGCGCGCCGGAGCGCGACCCGCGCTGCGTCTGACCGCCTGAGCCGCCGTTTCCGCTGGAACGGCGGCGGACCGGCCGCGTCCGTGCGTTCGCGCCCCATTGTCGGCCGCCCTTCCGCAGCGTAGATTTCGCGCCGTGCCGCCAAGGCACCGGCCGAAACTGCGGCCGAATGGGGGGAGGGGCGAAATGGCACCGGCGCAGCTGAGTGTGATCTTCTTTTTGCAATTGTTCGCGATCGTCGCGGTCTCCCGCGGCGTGGGCTGGCTTGCCCGGCGCTACCTGGGACAGCCGCAGGTCGTGGGGGAGATGATCGCGGGGGTCATCCTGGGCCCGTCGCTGTTCGGCCTGCTCGCGCCCGATCTCCAGGAGATGCTGTTCCCCAAGGAGGCGCGCGGCATCCTCTACGCCGGCGCGCAGCTGGGCGTCGGGCTCTACATGTTCCTGGTCGGGCTGGGCTTCCGCGCCGATCACTTCCGCAGCAATGCCGGCAGTGCGGCCGCGGTGTCGCTGTCCGGCATGGCGGCCCCGTTCCTGGTGGCGGTGGCGATCACGCCCTGGCTGGTCGGCATCCCCGGCCTGTTCACGCCCAGCGTCACGCAGATGCAGGCGACGCTGTTCATGGGCGCGTGCATTGCGATCACCGCCTTTCCGATGCTGGCGCGCATCATCCACGAGCGCGGGCTTTCGGGCACCCCGCTCGGCACCCTCTCGCTGTCTGCGGGCGCGATCGACGATGCGGGTGCCTGGACGGTGCTGGCGGTGGTGCTCGCGACCTTCGGCGACGGCCCGATGGTGGCGGTGAAGGCGATCGGTGGCGCGATCCTGTTCGCGGTGGTGGTGCTCGGCCTGGGGCCGCGCCTGCTGGCGCCGCTCGGCCGCCGGGCGGAAGCGCGCGGCGGGATCGCGCAAGGCGACCTGGCGATCGCGCTGATGCTGTTCCTGGGCGCCGCCTTCGCGATGGACGCGGTGGGCATGCACGCGGTGTTCGGCGGCTTCCTGCTGGGCGTGGTCATGCCGCGCGGCGTCTTTGCCGAGGGGCTGCGCCGCCAGCTGGAGCCGGTGACGGTGGTGCTGCTGCTGCCGATGTTCTTCGCCTTCTCCGGCCTCAACACCCAGCTGACGCTGGTCGACAACCTGGGCCTGCTGGGCGTCACGCTCGCGATCCTGGCCGCGTCGGTGCTGGCCAAGGGCGGCGCCTGCTGGGCGGCGGCGCGGCTGACCGGGCAGGATAATCCGACCGCGCTCGGCATCGGCGCGCTGATGAACGCGCGCGGGCTGATGGAGCTGATCATCATCAACATCGGGCTGCAGCGCGGCATCATCGGCCCGGCGCTGTTCTCGATCCTGGTGCTGATGGCGATCCTGACGACGCTGATGGCGTCGCCGCTGTTCGAGCTGGTCTATGGCCGCCGCGCGCGCAGCACCGGCGCGCTGGGTACACTCTCGGAGGAAGAGGGCATCAGCGCGCGCGAGGCGGTCGCCGCGCGCTGATCCCGGTCACGGCCGGGGGGCGGTGGCGTCCCCCGGCCGGGCACGGGGCGCGAACTCGACAAAGGCGGTCATCGCCGTCCACACGGCCAGGGTGGGCATCAGCTTGGGCGGCAGGGTGGTGCCCGCGGGGCCGATCAGCGCCACCACCTGCGGCAGGCAGGCGATCCCGACCGCGGTGTAGACGAAATAGACGAACCGCCGCTGGCTCGACGAGATGTAGAGGATGCTGATCACGATCGCGGAGCACAGGACCAGCACCAGCGTGAAGTCGGCGGTCTCCAGCGTCTCGGTGCCCGCGAGGACGAAGCCCAGCACCGCCCCGAAGAAGATGTTGATCCCGTTCAGATTGGCCCGATATTCCTCGTCGGTCATGCGGGCGCCCTCGAACAGGCGCCTGGCGAGTTTGCGCATGGCTGGCTCCCCCAATTCCCCTTTGCAGAACATTGCCGGAAGCCGCGGGCTTGGCAACGTGCACGCCACGCGCGCGGGCCTGTTGCAGCGATGCTGCACGCGTGCCGCAGGAGGCGGTGCAGAACTGTTACAAAGGTTGACTTGAAACGCACCCCTTCCTAAACGGGCGCCGCCTTGGCGGGGTTGCTCGCCGTACATGCGTTCCTCCCCCGAACAATGCTTTAGGAGAGGATGGCGCATGGCGGAAAACGGCCCCGGGCAGGACCCTTATGGTTCCGAGGATTCGCGCCTCACGTCGCTGGAACAGCGGCTGAAGCAGGCGAATCATGCGGAGGCCGTGCGGACGGGGCGTGCGAAGGCGGGGGTCGATCGGAATTATTCGCTCGGCAACCGCGTGCTCGCGACGCTCCTCGGGTCCCTTGTCGGCGGCGCGCTGATCGGCTGGTTGCTAGACCGCTGGTTCGGAACGTCGCCCTGGCTCCTGCTCACGCTGCTTGCCCTTGGGGTAGGCGCCGGGTTCAGGAACATCATCAAGATTGCTGGCGAGCGCCCGGAATAACCGGGCGTTCGTCGTATTGGCGGTTGGAAGAAACGTGGCGCAAGGCGGATCCAAGATCGACCCGATGCATCAGTTCCTGATCGAACCCGTGTTCGGTCAGAGCTGGAACCTGTTCGGGTATAATATTGCCTTCACCAACTCCGCGCTGTGGATGGTCGCGACGCTCGTCGTCCTGTGGCTGTTCATGCTCGGCGGCATGAAGGGGCAGACCGTCCCCGGTCGCTGGCAGATGGCGGTGGAGAGCTTCACCGGCTTCATCGGGAACATGCTGACGGCGAACATCGGGCCGGAGGGCAAGCGCTTCCTGCCGTATGTCTTCTCGCTGTTCATGTTCATCCTGATCGCGAACATCCTGGGCCTGCTGCCGTTCGGCCTGGTTCCGGGTGTGCATCCGTTCACCGTCACCAGCCACCTGACCGTCACCGGCGTGCTGGCGATCATCAGCTTCGCGCTGGTGCTGATCGTGGGCTTCTCGCGTCACGGCCTGCACTTCTTCTCGCTGTTCGTGCCGCACGGAACGCCCTGGTGGCTGCTGTGGCTGATCCCGGTGGTCGAGCTGTTCTCGTTCCTGGTGCGCCCGTTCAGCCTTGGCCTGCGACTGTTCGTCGCGATGACCGCGGGCCACATCCTGCTGAAGGTGCTGGCGGGCTTCGTGATCAACGGCCTCAATGCAGAGGCCGTGTGGGTCGCGCCGCTGGTGGCCATCCCCAGCTTCATCCTGATGATCGGCATCACCCTGCTCGAGCTGCTGGTGTGCGCCATCCAGGCTTACGTGTTCGCGCTGTTGACGTCGCTCTACCTGAACGACGCCGTCAACCTGCACTGATCTTTCCAACCAACAGATACCCAACAGGAGTTTTATCATGGACGCAGAAGCCGCAAAGCTGCTCGGTGCCGGTCTCGCAGCCATCGGTGCGGGCCTTGCCGCACTCGGCGTGGGCAACGTCTTCGCCAAGTTCCTCGAAGGCGCGCTGCGCAACCCGGGTGCCGCTGATGGCCAGCAGGGCCGCCTGTTCATCGGCTTCGCCGCCGCCGAGCTTCTGGGCCTGCTCGCGTTCGTCGTCGCGGTGCTGCTGATCTTCGTCGCGTAACTCCTTTTCGTGACCGGCCGTCGCCCATCCGGGCGGGCGGCCGGTGACGGAAGCACACGCGAACGAACGGGAACCACCATGCCGCAAATCGAACAGATCGCTGCGACCTATGCCTCGCAGATCTTCTGGCTGCTGATCGTGTTCGGCCTGATCTATTTCGGGATCGGGCGGGGCATGGTGCCGAGGATCCAGGGCACGGTCGAGAAGCGCGACGCGCAGATCGCCGACGACCTCGCCGCCGCTACGCGCGCCGGCCAGGAAGCCGACGCGACCGAAGAGGCATGGCGCACCCGCATGGCGGAGGCCCGCCAGGCTGCGCTTGCCGAGACCAACGCCGCCAAGGCGAAGGCGACCGCCGACGCCGCCGAGCGTGCCAAGGCTGCCAATGCCGCCATGCAGGCGCGCCTGGATGCGGCCGAGGTCGAGGTCAACCAGGCCCGTGCGAGCGCGCTCGCCAGCCTGGAAGACGTTGCGGCTGACGCCGCGCAGGGAATCGTCACCAAGCTGGCGGGCATCGAAGTCAGCCGCGAGGCTGCCGCCGACGCCGTCCGCAAGGTGGTGACCCATGGCTAACGCAAACGGATCGAGCATCGTGGCCGAACGACTGGACCATGCCGCGGCACTGGAGCCGCTGGAAAAGCAGCCGATCCGCGAGGAAGACGGCCTGTCGCCGGAGCCGATGCACAGCACCGGCGTTGCGGACCAGCATCACGAAGTGAGCCCTACCGCCTGGGGCATGGATTCGACCGGCTGGGTGGCGGTTGCCGCCCTGCTGACGATCCTGCTGCTGGTGTGGCGGCGTGCGCACAAGGGCATCGCCGGCGTGCTGGACACGCGGATCGCCACGATCCGCACCCAGCTCGACGAAGCCAAGCGGCTGCGTGCCGAGGCCGAGGCGCTGAAGGCCGAATATGCGCTCAAGGCGCAGCAGGCCGATGCCGAGGCAGCGGCAATGCGCGAGCATGCCCATGCCGAGGCAGCGGCGATCGTCGCCAAGGCCGAGGCGGACGCGCAGGAACTGACCAGCCGTCGCGCCAAGATGGCCGAGGACCGCATCGCCGCGGCCGAGCGCCAGGCGATCGCAGAGGTTCGTGCCAAGGCGGCCGATGCGGCTTCCAAGGCGGCGGCGTCGCTGATTGCCGAGCGGCTGGGGGCCGAGGGCGACCGCGCGCTGATCGACCGTACCATCGCCGGATTGGGCACGGGGCTCGGCCGGCCGCACTGATCGGTAAGACATGGGCGGGGCGCTGAGCCCTCCCACAGCCTGACAGGGGCGCCGCTTCTCGGGTTTCCGGCGGCGCCCTTTTCCTTTTCCAGAGCCCAGGAGTGTTTCTCATGGCCTGGATCATCCTGGGCATCGCCGTCGTCACCGAGATCTGCTGGGCGCTGAGCCTGAAGTGGGCCGGCACGCAGGCGACGATCGCCGCCTCGTCGGTGCCGATCATCCTTTCCTTCGTGAACATGGGCCTGCTGGCGCTCGCGATGCGCGGCATCCCCGCGGGCACCGCCTATGCGGTGTGGACCGGACTCGGCGCGGTGGGCGTGATCATCGGCGGCTCGGTGCTGTTCGGCGACCGCATCGGGCCGATGCAGGCGTTCTTCATGGCGCTGATCGTGATCGGCGTGGTCGGCACGAAGCTGTTCGCGCGGGTTTGAGCCTGCGGGGCTAGGAGCCGTATCCCCGCGCAGGCGGGATCCAGGGCCAAATAGAACCACTGCAGGTAGCGTGCGGTACCCTGGGCTCGCGCCTTCGCGGGAGCACGAGAGAGGCGCAACATCCCGCCCCTTGTTTGTACCCCGGCGAAGGCCGGGGCCCAGTTGGGGGACAGACGGGAGGGTGCGTGATCTCGCCGAGGCCTTCCCGACTGGGCCCCGGCCTCCGCCGGGGTACGGCTGGTCGGCGCAAGGCTGAGTTGCTCGACCTCAACGCTAGCGGGGGAGGGTGAGACTCCCTAGATCGGCACGCAATGTCCGATCCCAATTCTCCCAGCCGATTCAACGAGGAAAAGGCCGCCTACACCGTGCGCGGCGGCACCGATGCGCCCGACCTGGAGGCGGGCGTCGCGGCCATCCGCAACGTGCTCGCGACGCTGCCGGTGCGGCCGGGCGTGTACCGCATGCAGGATGCGCGCGGCGACGTGCTGTACGTGGGCAAGGCGCGCGCGCTGAAGAACCGCGTGGCGAACTACACCCAGGTGTCGCGCCTGTCGAAGCGGCTCCAGCGCATGGTGTCGCAGACGCGGTCGATGACGATCGTCACGACCAACAACGAGGCCGAGGCGCTGCTGCTCGAGGCGCAGCTGATCAAGCGCTATCGCCCGCCGTACAACGTGTTGCTGCGCGACGACAAAAGCTTCCCCTTCATCCTGCTGCGCGCCGATCACGACTTCCCGCGCATCCAGAAGCATCGCGGCGCCCGGCGCGCGAAGGGCAACTATTACGGCCCGTTCGCGAGCGCGGGCTCGGTGACGCAGACGCTCAACGCGCTCCAAAAGCTGTTCCTGCTCAGAAGCTGCACCGACAGCTTCTTCAAGACGCGCGACCGCCCGTGCCTGCTCCACCAGATCAAGCGCTGTTCGGCGCCCTGCGTGGGCCGGATCGACGAGGCGGGCTATGCCGAGCTGGTGGGCGACGCGAAGGACTTTCTGGCCGGCAAGTCGACCAAGGTGCAGGCGAAGCTCGGCGAACAGATGACGGCGGCCGCCGAGAACATGGACTTCGAGCTGGCGGCGGTGCTGCGCGACCGGCTGAAGGCGCTGACCTTCATCCAGGGCAGCCAGGCGATCAACGCCGATGGCGTGGGCGATGCCGACGTGTTCGCACTGGCCTGCAAGGAAGGCACGATCGGCATCCAGGCCTTCTTCATTCGCGGCGGGCAGAACTGGGGGCATCGCAGCTTCTTCCCGCAGCACACCAGCGACGTGCCCGAGGACGAGGTGCTCGCGAGCTTCCTGATGCAGTTCTATGAGGAGGTGCCGCCGCCCCGCAATGTGTTCGTCGACCGCGAGCTTGCCGAGGGCGATCTGCTGGGCGAGGCGCTGGCCGAGCGGGCTGGGCACAAGGTGGCGCTGTCGGTGCCGCAGCGCGGGCCGCGCCGCCGGCTGCTGGAGCAGGCGACGCGCAATGCGGTCGAGGCGCTCGACCGCCGCAATGCCGAGTCGACCACCCAGGCCAAGCTGCTGCGCGAGGTCGCCGACCTGTTCGAGCTGCCCGAGCCGCCCGACCGCATCGAAGTCTACGACAACAGCCACATCCAGGGCACCGCCGCGCTGGGCGCGATGGTGGTTGCGGGGCCGGAGGGCTTCCGCAAGGGCCAGTATCGCAAGTTCAACATCCGCAACAAGGATACGGTGCCGGGCGACGACTTCGGCATGATGCGCGAGGTGTTCGCCCGCC encodes:
- the radC gene encoding RadC family protein — translated: MNASAPPGPSTDGTGHRARLRGRLLDDGGEALLDHELIEYLLALAIPRRDTKPLAKALLHEFGGLGGLLSADPRAIARVPGMGDTAVAALKIAHASAIRMLRGEMAARPVLSNWQAVLDYLQAEMAYHSIERVRVLHLNVRNMLIRDELVAEGSIDQAPIYAREVIRRAIELGSAAIILVHNHPSGDVTPSRADIDLTRIVMQAARHLDIAVHDHIVIGTQGHTSLRAKGLM
- a CDS encoding YdbH domain-containing protein — protein: MAIRVTPGTIDTPEDLPGRRRWSRRRRGALAVALVLLLALVALWFNRRPIADSFVRRALADRGVPARYKISDLSFGRQRLTDVVIGDPRNPDLVADWAELRTRMTLRGPEVTGVRVGRVRLRGRLVDGKVSLGAIDKLMPAPSGKPFALPELDAQIGDARMRLETPGGLVGLKLTGSGRLDDGFSGNLAAVSDRLGIGDACTAGQLRAAVAIRIADARPTIAGPVRAGSLACGDTRLAGLATRIDLTLGERLDRWQGRAELAAAEVAGAGARVRGVTGRLDFTGSARDTQGQAALESGAFAAAGIGGEALAIDGRYRIGVEQGFQGNAQVRGAALPAATLRQVAGLAEAGAGSPVGPLMAAIARAGVAAGRRFDAGAELDATNGAKGGRVVVRRLSAQAASGAQVVLSGAEGVAYGWPDGSASLNGTLTIGGGGLPEAAVQLAQAQPGGAVTGTAIVRPYAAGGARLALTPVRFTRARDGSTRFDTQATLSGPLADGRVDGLVVPLSGRWDGGAAVAVNPDCTTVAWQRLAVSSLVLNPARLRLCPTGRALVAVNRAGLGGGARLGATRLDGRLGGTPLTLAMRGGRLDLARLDFALDGVESRLGAPERVTRIDAGRLEGRIAGGGVGGRFADAAGQIANVPLLLSGAAGEWRFAGGVLKLAGGLKLDDTQTGEQRRFETMASDDVALTLAGNTITATGTLKHPAKQVMVATVAITHELGTGAGTADLKVPGIAFGDAFQPEELTPLTFGVIAEVKGSVSGDGHIAWNADGVTSTGTFRTEDAELAAAFGPATGISGEVHFTDLLGLVTAPNQLLTIGEANPGIPFKDGQLRYRLIPEQRIQIEGGRWPLAGGEMVLEPTVLDFSPQKDRRMTFRVTGVDAGLFLQEFEFKNLSASGTFDGVLPMIFDQRGGRIEGGRLVAREGGGNIAYVGEVTKEDVGFWGNLAFQALKSLDYRNLTLEMNGPLAGEMITAIRFAGVSQGEGTSSNFLIRRLARLPLVFNVRIKAPFRQLIDSVQSYYDPGRLIERNLPALMEAQEQQGGAPAQQPSAPTGATPPVQPPESDDRP
- a CDS encoding YdbL family protein produces the protein MRKGMKIVFAAAAAVAVTGMAGAAWAQRDPAYEAAREAGKVGEQPDGYLGIVGNATPELRALVNSINIKRKAAYTRGASNGATVEQFAFVSGCNLIAKTRPGEKYKGPDGSWKTRGAGAPERDPRCV
- a CDS encoding YnbE family lipoprotein, yielding MAAALGVATVAATSACVNVSAPDKPIEINLNINITQEVVYRLDGEAKSLIQQNPGIF
- the purB gene encoding adenylosuccinate lyase, with product MVPRYARPEMTAIWSPETRFAIWFEIEAHATDALAELGVVPKEAAAKIWAAHEAAGPFDIARIDAIEAETKHDVIAFLTHVSERTGPEARFLHQGMTSSDVLDTCLAVQLARASDILLADLDRLLEVLKRRAYEHKLTPTIGRSHGIHAEPVTFGLKMAEAYAEFARNRARLVAARADVATCAISGAVGTFANIDPRVEAYVADKLGLSVEPVSTQVIPRDRHAMFFATLGVIASSIERLATEVRHLQRTEVLEAEEYFSPGQKGSSAMPHKRNPVLTENLTGLARMVRSATIPAMENVALWHERDISHSSVERYIGPDATITLDFALARLTGVMDKLLVYPARMQKNLDRMGGLVHSQRVLLALTQAGVSREDAYRLVQRNAMKVWESDGALSLLDLLKADPEVTAALSPEEIEARFDLDYHFKNVDTIFARVFGEA